In Oryctolagus cuniculus chromosome 14, mOryCun1.1, whole genome shotgun sequence, the genomic stretch attattttttcactatCTTGTAACTGCACGTTCTGTTTGGGTGCTGCTCTGTACTCGTGCACGTATCTAAGTTTCCTCATGTACGGGCAGCAGTCTTCCCAGCTTTCCTATCCTCTTACGTGTTTCGTCATCTATAATTGTCTCTTAACGATCAACACTTCACCTAGATTTTATTCAAatccattttaattttgttgagtACCAAATAATGCAAATCATCTTATATTCTGAAAAATCACTTGAcactacttgattttttttaagacaaacttaaatgttttcattcgtgataaaataaaaatgggtaCTACTTATcgctaaaaataacattttaataatatttaaatataagctTAAACCCTCCAAacacatataaataatatattgtgggtcagtgttgtggtggtatagcaggtaaccTTTATtgatggcatcctatatgggtgacagttcgagactcagctattctacttccaatctgcctccctgctaatgcacctgggaaagcaatagaagatgctccaagtgattgggcccctgcacccatgtgggagacccggaagaagctcctgacttcagtctagcccagccctggttgctgtggtcatttggggagtgaaccagtggatgggagctttcaaataaataaaagcctttcataccagttcaagacccagctgctctacttcccatcgaTCTCTCTGCTACAGtctagtagaagatggcccaactgtttgggctcctgcacctacgtgggagacccagaagaagctccagtctttggatcagcctagccattgcggccatttggggagtgaaccatttgatggaagatctctctgcctctaactctgcctttcaaatatatatatatatatataaatatatataaatatatatatatatttatatatatgggGTTGGGgggactggcattatggtgcagtggagAAAGCCTTTGCCTACGACaatggcatcccacactggagcaatggctcaagtcccggctgctctgcttctgatccacctccctactaatatgcctgggaaagtagaagaagatagccgaagtacttgggcccctgcacccacatgggagatgcagatggagttcttttatattttaaagatttatttatttacctgaaaggcagagttacactgaggcagaggcagagacaatgatgtcttgcatccactggttcacttcctagatggtcacaacagctggagctgtttgatctgaagccaggaatcaaaagcttcttctgggtctcccacatgggtgcagggaccctaggatttaggacatcttccactgctttcccaggcacattaacagggagctggatcagaagtagagcaggggccggtgcagtgggtcaaggctgcagcctgcagtgccagcatcccatatgggtactggttcgagtcctggctgctccacttcagatcccgctctctgctatggcctgggaaagcagaagatggtccaagtccttgggcccctgcaccggtgtaggaaacctggaagaagctcctggttcttggctttggatcagctcagctctgaccattgaggtcatttggggagtgaaccagcagatgaaagacctctctctctctctggttctacctctctctgtaactctttcaaataaataaatcttaaaaaaatggagcagccaggagttgaaccgtcatccatatgggatgtcaacactgcaggcagtggctttacccactaagccacagcctcagccctcagatggagttcttggctcctggcttcggcatagcccagcctgggccattagagccatttggggagtgaactagtggatggacacTGTCTTTGCTTCCTTCTCTGTTGATCTACCTTTtcaaaaaaggaatataaaacaaatttggGGAGCCAGTgacatggtgtagtgggtaaagccaccacctgcagtgccagcatcccaaataggcaccggTTCAGTcctggttctctgctatggcctgggaaagcagtggaagatggcccaagtccttgggcccctgcacccatgtgggagacctggaggaagctcccagcttcggatcagaccagttgtggctgttgtggccatttggggagtgaactagcagatggagggtgtttctctctgcttttgcctctctgtaactctgccttttgaataaacaaatcttaagaaaaaattggTAAACAAAGTTTATTACTTTATATTGGAATGACATAATATACGTCAAATATCAGTAAATAGGTTTTAAAATCCctacatgggggctggcactttggcacagtgggttaatgccctagcctgaagcaccaacattccatatgggcaccagttcaagacccggctcctccacttccaatccagctttctgctatggcctgggaaagcagtagaggatggcccaagtccttgggcccctgcacccacgtgggaaacctggaagaagctccgggcttcagatcagcacagctgattgcagccaattggggagtgaaccataggatggaagacctctctctctctctctgccttttctctctctggtaactgactttcaaataaataatctttaaaataaaataaaataaaatctctacaTTAATGGATCTTTCAAAATTCTTCTAAGTGTAATTacaggcatggatttcaacagaataagaaaaaatctGAATAAATCTCAGGAATGATGCATTGATTTTCAGAAGGCAAGTGCAGAGCAAAGAGGACAAGCAAACCAGGAAGGCtgaggaagaagctgctggtacTGACAGTTCACATGGATATGTACAAGAGCACCAAGTAGTACCTAACAAACTAAAGAATACAAGTTATATAGAAAATTTTATAGACCAGAAATACTTCCTACCATCAAGAGAACCTAGAAGCCTCATTCACTAagttgaagaaatgaaaaagaaaagagatctcCTTTGATAATGACTAAGTACTCTTCCCCTAGAAAAACATACACTGGTATTAACAACTACATTTTACCCACATCTGAAAGTATTTCATGAATTTTCCCAAACCCAAAAGGAAACTAGTAGAGGGCCCCAAACTAGCAATAGCAGGATGACTTTTCTCCCTGGCATTTTTGAGATGGAGAAAATTTACAGAAGAGAACAGTACTTTTCTGTCTTTTATACTCTCAACTCACATGACTGAAACCTCTAGTAGAACTGGAATTGAAGGGATGGGGGAGAGTTTAAAGCCACAGCTGCTATCTGACATTTGCAAGGTAAGACTGTGataggaaaatattcaaaatgaaaaattcatatgCTACAGGACTATGTCTTGATGGCTAAACAAGAAACTAGTAACATTAGTTGCTTTGGGGAGGGAATGTTACATTAGACTTATACCCTTTCCTGTCTTTTATATTCTATACTGTATGCTTTATGTCATCTCTTTGAAAAAAggataatgaaaataaatcaactaACCAAAATTCTACTATCAATTCTTTTCCAGTGTTTATCAAGCCTTTTTGATATAATACAAGTTATCTTTTTGCTAATGATAGACTAAGGCATATTTTGCTAGGTTGTGTGATGTTTAATGATTTAAGAGATGACTCTCTAGTTGGGGCTATCATTGGATTGCTCCCCTTAAATAAAATGCCCTAGTCTTATTAACAGTTAGGTCAATGGATTTCTCATGGTATCTAAGACACCATTCCATGATAATTTAATTAGCTATCCAATAGACTTCCACTATATACAATGAGTCTCAAATTTTACAtcttttctgctttcattttatttgaaaggtagagatagagaaagagactaGCCACAAATGCCTATCAAGAGTGGGCCAGGATAAAGGTAtgagcccagaaatcaatctgggcctcccacatgacgGCAGGGGTTTTAAGTACTTGAGCTAACACCTGCAAGCCACCAATtttgcacatcagcaggaagctagaataagaAGTTGGacttagctggcgccgcggctcaataggctaatcctccgcctgtggcactggcacaccgggttctagtcccggtcagggcgccgggttctagtcccggtcagggcgccgggttctgttccaggtgccccacttccaggccagctctctgctgtggccagggagtgaagtggaggatggcccaagtgcttggctcctgccttcggatcagcgtggtgcaccggccgcagcggccattggagtgtgaaccaatggcaaaggaagacctttctctctgtctctctcactgtccactctgcctgtcaaaaaacaaacaaacaaacaaacaaacaaaaaaaaacaaacaaaccttgaATCTAAGtttgaatccaagcacttgaatctaagacttgaatccaagcactcttACAGGGAAtgctgatgtcccaagcagcatctgatAGCTGTGCCCAATGACTACTCCGAATTTTATATCCTGATGTACTTAAAAATTGAGTGTAAATACTAGTTCGAATAAAATGACCAAATAAGAAACAATAAAgtctctctattttttcttttaacgatttagttatttatttgaaagtcagggttacagagaggtacagacagagagatcttccatctgctggttcactcctcagatggctgcaacagccagggctgggccacgtcggagccaggagccaggagcttcttccaggtctcccatgtgatttgcaggggcccaagcacttgcaacatctttcactgcttttcccaggagcattagcaggcaactggatcagaagtagagcagctgggaaacaaatctgtgcccaaatgggaagccggcactgcaagcaacggctttacccactacgtcacaacaTTGGCAGCAAGGTCTACATTCTTAAACCAGACACAACTGACAggaagaatttcaaaataattttgtatttattcacTTACTATCTTCATACGTGATCCCACTTGCTTCTTCACTCCAGTCACTCCAGAATCCTTTACCATCTTCCTTCATACAGCGCATCCTAAATACATACTCTGTAAAAGGCTGAAGGTCCTGGACAGTGAATGAAGATCTGGTAGTTGATGTATCTTCAGGGGGAATCTGAAAACAGAGTAAATCAACTAGACCAAAAAGCCCAGTAAATAAGGGCTTCTGTATTATGTAAGATTTTAGAAAACAACTTAATGAAACAATACTAGTAAATTAAACACAACCTCTGAAGAATAAATACAATCCAGAAACCACTAATGTTACAAAGACTGAGAAGTACAGAAACATCTattattcttcctttcaaattttatttcttccactgGGCCTATCACACTCAACAACTCAGCAGGAAACAGATGGCACACTCCACCTAGAAATTGGGAGAACTTAATAAAGGGAATATAGACAGGGTAGGGAATCCTTGGATAGGTAAGTCAGTACTCTGGGGCCTGTAGCTGTTACCACCCCTAAGCCCAAAGGGATGAGAGGAGGCAATGGAACCTGAATGAAGAGGGTCTGACAGAGAGGGCTGCTGGGATAGGAGCACTGACCTTAAACTGAGACACAGAACCAGCCCTACAGAGGAAGCTGGGGAAGTAAACATGCTGATCTCATTTCTATTCGTTCTCTGTCCTGCCAAGCCCTCTCTGCCCATTAACCAAACTCCTTAGGAAACAGAATAGCGTAGGAACCCACATGTAAATGCCATGACATGAGTACAATGGAGTGTAGATCCTGACAGTCAAAAGGAAGAAATCCAGCTcaatcaagaaaaacaaaagctatCCTAGTAGATAAACCTGGGTTTCAGGAAAAAAGAGATTAATTACAAACAATAATAAAACTCTGGTTATTTCTATTGAGAACTGAGATCAGTAGAATTTGAGATGAGATCAGTGAGATTTTAATATTGGTACAAAACAAATGTCCAGGTTTGATACCTCtaaattaagatattaaaaatattttaatgaacttCATGTATATCTCCTCTCTGTACAACATGAAGCATTAAtctaattttatcatttcttctGATTATATTCTGAGCCTTTTAGATAAGTGGACTGGAGAACAGAGGCAGTAAGGCTGTAGGCTCAATGTACATACAAACTCAATATGGCTaaaagagcaacaacaacaacaaaagcaaaacatacTGTTGGTGACAAATGGAATCACAACAAAGGACAATATGAGTAGCTTGACACTATGGTGATGGTCTTTTCAAAAGCTCCAAGTACTTCTTTTGCTGACATCACCACCTTTGGGTAAActatccttttttctttccagtCTTAGAAGTTAATCCCCATCAATCTCCACTACCAAGGGTTGGCAAACTTTCTATAAAGGGCAGGAcggtaaatattttaggcttttggGCCACAAGGTCTCTGTTATAACTACTCAACTTTGTCACTGTAGgacaaaaacagaaatatgtAAGCAAAAGACTGTGGCTGTCCTCCAATTAAACaatttacaaaaacaggtggcAGGCTGAATTTGGCCTGCAGACTAAACATGTTTTGCCTTATtcttatctctttatttttactCCTCTACTTTCTTAATTTGCTTATTACTTGTATTCCTTTCACCTCCCATCAAAATGTTGTTCTATAAACCTAGATCACTTCCATGGTTTACTTAAAAAGGGTCTGAATATGGTAAAGCTGTTATGTTCCATCCAGATGTCCTCTTGTTTGCCCTCGCTTGACCCAAAGACCCAAAAAGAGATGTCAAGCAAAATATTTCACATAACCAAAAGCATGACAGAGGGCTGCAAGGAAGATCTGAATAAACAGTAACCTTCAACTTACCTGGTTCCAAGTTGAGGCATCTTTGATCCGATACTGAATGTTATATTTCAGTCTTATTACACTCTTAATATTCGGATTGATCCATGATAACTTTAAGATACTGGACAGTTCCTCTGAATTGCTCACTGATAAATTGCGTGGTGGACTGGGCTtcactgaagaataaaataaatcctaacgTTTATCATGTTTCACTTTTACAACTGCatatacatatttctttatttatcctTACCAAATGAACTACATTCTCTCAAAGTGATGCTATGCTGTACTATGTAATGGAAAGGTAAGATTTCTGAAGAAACTTCAGTATTTTTGAGAGCAGTACACATTTGTTAACCTTTTCAGGTTCAGGTTTCAAACAGCAATAATTATTCAGGCTATATCAAAAACTATCGAAAAGAATAAACACAGAACAGGTATACTGTGACTGCAATGGTGTAAAATGTTTGAGAACTTGGCAAGTATCAGAAGGTAACAAAGTGAAAACAGCTATGAGTGTATTTGGATTACGGATATTTTTCTAAGTTATATTTAGTATTGTTAACATACTGGTTTTGTAAATATCACTAAGATAATTAAATGCTTGTTTCTAAATAATTATAATCTGAAAACTAATTTATAAACCACTGTATAACCCAATAAACTCCCAAATTTATAACTACCTTTATCTACAGGATCAAAATTAATATGATTTGATGAAACCTTCCCAAGGGCATTCTCAGCTTCTACCCAGACTTCAATGTTGACAAAATACACAGGAGAATAATCAACAATGCATGTGGTAGGCGTGGCACGCTTTGTTTGGCAATCAGCAAACTTCTCTGTTGCCCTAAATACAAAAATGGGAGAATTAGTCATTAAAAACAGatgtaaaaaaattcaaatgaaaaacttACTTAAAAGTGTTTGGTGAGACAAACTTTGCTAAGTTTGCAACAAATTGTTGATCactaaaaacaaaatttcttatAAATCAACCTGCCATTCTTTAGAACTGAGTTTGATAtatttgaagacagaaaattatGTCCAAATTTCAACTCTAAGAATATTATACTTCAGAATTTCActgaactctttaaaaattacctACTTTCTTATGATCCCCCTTTATCTGTACTGGATATGCGCCAAGACTCCCCATGGGAACCCTGAACCCTATATGTACTAGTTTTTCCTACAGACATACTTATGAGAAAGTTTAataattaggcacagtaagaaatGAACTAGTAAGACAATTATAACTATACTGTAATAAGTTATGTGCATATACACGAAACaagaaatttgtttaccttatattAAAAAAGTTATGTAAATGTggtctctcaaaatatcttattgtacTGTGCTCACTTTTCTTGTGATGATGTGAGATGATATAATACCTACACAATGgaaccagctttgtggcatagcaagtaaagctgccaccttaaATAGCAACATCCCATAGGGcagaggtttgagtcctggctgctctacttctgatccagctcccggctaatggacctggaaaagcagcagaagatggccccactgctttggcccctgcacccatggggaaacggagatgaagctcctagctcttggatttggcatggcccagccccagctgttgaggccatctgggaagtttaccatcagatggaagatctctctttctctaactttgcctttcaaataaataaaataaatctttaaaaaaaaaaaaagcctacataATAAGACTGAGCTGTGTggccatgctgtggtgtagcgggtaatcTTGGTAAGCCTGTCTTGCTACATGAAAGCCTTTCCTAACCTCTCCCAGAACCCTTTAAAATCATTTGAAACTTTAAGTTCCTCCAGCAGGCATTTACAGTTTAATTCTCCCATTTCAGCTCTGATCAGTGTTACTCTTTCAGCCATAGTGAAGGATTTCCAGCACAGCATTTCATGCAGAGTAGAGTCTGCATCAATTGCTGACTGAATGTGATCAAGTACCAGGCAGGTATGTTACGGCCTTAATAAACCAAGCAATGCTTCAGTCAAGGGGCTGGAGCAAAGAGGTTGTATCTGGAggcaaaaataaaactttggCATTTTTATAGCACAGAGATTCAGGATGGCCAGGTGCACTGTCTTATCATTAACAGGACTTTAAATTCCAACCCTTCCTTTCCCAAGTATTTTCCACTTCTAGGATGAAGCACTGGTGGAGCCATTCCATAAAAACACAGCTATTATCCATGCTTTTTAATTATGCTGCCACAACTTAGgtagatgatttttatttttcagagtgcATGGGTCTGTCACTCTGTACAATATACCTGACTTTCATAGCTCCTACAGCACACTTCTATGAATGCAGGTTCAACTGGGCATTTCTAGCAGAGCTTGTTTTTTATCCCAATAAAAAACTTGCTTTGGACAGCATCCTTTCTCATTAATCAGCTTCAACTCTACCAGAATGTAACAGCAGCTTTTTCAGCCTCTACAGTAATTTTCAAAGTTTTCATTCAAAAGCTATTCTTAAATCCTTCTACCTACCTAACTTCATGGGACACCTTGCTGAAGTCTTGATGCAAACTCCAATAATTCCTAGCACAACCCACTGCTATCAATTGGAACGTGTTTTCTATTCATATCTTCTATCCACAAACTCAATGCCTTTTCCATCCTAAGCACTTATCATGCACTGTGGATTTTTGTGGTTTGAGGTGTGAGAGCAAAACCAGtgcaagtttctttttctttagtcaCAATTTCCTAGATTTGTACTTACTGTGGATTTAGCAACCTTACcatgccatttttttcttcccctatTGAGAACTTCACATAAAGCAGAGATAGAGAACCTTTTTTTTCTATGCAGGGACACTGAATATTattaacatcatttgcaggccacataaaattatcaacttaaaaaattagcctgctatagattttactgaattttgagtcctgcctgtggttgcatTGTTagggccaaaccaaatgatttcacagaccTTATGACAGCACATGGGCTAGACATTCTCTACTCTTGGAAAGGAAACATTATACAGCTTCTTTTTGGCATTTCAAAATTGCCAATATTGCTAGTCTGGTACTTCAGTTCCTTTATCAAAATAAGGATTACTAAACACAAATGTTAAGAAACTGCCAACAGTCAATCTAATAACTGAGACACTTCCCAAGTGACTACCGAGCAGGCAATGTATACAGCATGGATACACTGGTCAAAAGGATGATTCCTATCAGGAAGGAGCTGAAGGGCAAATAATTTCATAAACTATTCAGAAAGGCTTGGAATTTAAAACTTAAGAATTCTTTATATCAGAAAGtttagctggcgctgcggctcactaggctaatcctccgcctgcagcactggcaccccaggttctagtcccggtcggggcaccggagtctgtcccggttgctcctcttccagtccagctctctgctgtggcccaggagtgcagtggaggatggcccaagtccttgggccctgcacccgcatgggagaccaggaggaagcacctggctcctggcttcggatcggcgtagcgccggccgcagcggccactggggggtaaaccaacggaaaaaggaagacctttctctctcttactaactccgcctgtcaaaaaaaaaaaaaaaagaaaaaaaagaaaagaaagaaagaaagtttagCAGGCAACTGAAACCAAGGGAAAGGGGGGACTGCTGTGTGCCTTTTTTCTGTCCCTGAAACAGGATCTTTACTTTACcagcagtatcttttttttttttttgacaaatagagttagacagcaagagagagaatcaGCAGTATCTTTCTTTAAGTATAATATGCTAGCTGGTGACAGATGGTTAGAGATAAGATTTCTAGCATGCCAAAAAATTTCCTCAGCCACTTACTACAACCCAGCCAACCACTTTCTGATTTCTATCACCACAGAAAGTTAAGTAATATCACTACACTTactcatatgtatataaattatctcaaaatatttacatacaaaacagaaggaaacatcaaacctaaaaccaaagcaaaacaaaaatgggTAACTGACAGGCAAAGGCAGGAATTAAGATAGTTGGTTTATTTTATAGattatataggatgcaggcatcccaacagtACTCTAACTCATAGGTCAAATACTGTACCAGTCTTTCTGTGTGAAGAATTTTATCTCAAACTGAACATTTCTCAGCTCTTTCCACTGAAAAATCCTTGAAACAATCGCAATCTGGTAACAACAATGACAATCTGGTAGCAAAGAGTTTCCTTAGCACCACATTGCAGTCTCTAAATATTCTTTCACATGAAAAGGAATTCATGTGAACGAATTCATGAAAAGGAATCAACGCTCTTTGGGAAATGGCTGAGCTCATTATTAGATAAGGAAATACATGATGAGGAAATATGTAGGAAGAACCTGGAAAATTATGTCATGCCAGAAACCAAGGAAGATATCAAGACCTAATGAAGTCGTGTCAGAAGGTTGTATGAGCCAACCTGAATAAACTCCACTGACTGAAGAGAGGACAATTTAAGCACCAGAAAGAACAGTTACCATAATGGGTTAAAAcacactaaattttttttttttttttttgacaggcagagtggacagtgaggtgagagacacagagagaaaggtcttccttttgctgttggttcaccctccaatggctgccacggctggcgtgctgcggccggcgcaccacgctgatccgaaggcaggagccaggt encodes the following:
- the IL6ST gene encoding interleukin-6 receptor subunit beta isoform X2, with amino-acid sequence MWMSKTWLVQAFFIFITTESIGKLLDPCGHISPESPVIQLGSNFTAVCVLKEKCMDNFHVNANYIVWKINHFTVPKEQYAILNRTASSVTFTNITALSVQLTCNILTFGQIEQNVYGITVISGLPPEKPKNLNCIVYEGKKMMCQWDPGRETYLETNFTLKSEWATEKFADCQTKRATPTTCIVDYSPVYFVNIEVWVEAENALGKVSSNHINFDPVDKVKPSPPRNLSVSNSEELSSILKLSWINPNIKSVIRLKYNIQYRIKDASTWNQIPPEDTSTTRSSFTVQDLQPFTEYVFRMRCMKEDGKGFWSDWSEEASGITYEDSRVDSERDREKGLPLPLVHTPMAAAAGAPR
- the IL6ST gene encoding interleukin-6 receptor subunit beta isoform X3, giving the protein MWMSKTWLVQAFFIFITTESIGKLLDPCGHISPESPVIQLGSNFTAVCVLKEKCMDNFHVNANYIVWKINHFTVPKEQYAILNRTASSVTFTNITALSVQLTCNILTFGQIEQNVYGITVISGLPPEKPKNLNCIVYEGKKMMCQWDPGRETYLETNFTLKSEWATEKFADCQTKRATPTTCIVDYSPVYFVNIEVWVEAENALGKVSSNHINFDPVDKVKPSPPRNLSVSNSEELSSILKLSWINPNIKSVIRLKYNIQYRIKDASTWNQIPPEDTSTTRSSFTVQDLQPFTEYVFRMRCMKEDGKGFWSDWSEEASGITYEDIAC